In candidate division WOR-3 bacterium, a genomic segment contains:
- a CDS encoding oxidoreductase translates to MDETPNIRTFVLKPEQEIPFLAGQFVELTVPGFGEAPFTPSSSHFRRETFEMTIMKVGRATGALFSLQPGDVVGARGPFGTPYPLQRFEGKDIYIVGGGVGLAPLRALFLALTHEPDKYGRIFLRYGARTPQDIVYRSLIPEWQKIPKVDLDLSVDVSDEKWMKRVGVVTCLMDDIPCDEKKSIAVVCGPPIMMKFVNQRLVDAGFQAENIYLSMETNMSCGVGQCRHCRLGPYLTCKDGPVLTWAQIKDIENPFV, encoded by the coding sequence ATGGATGAAACGCCTAACATCCGCACGTTCGTCCTGAAGCCGGAGCAGGAGATACCATTTCTGGCCGGTCAGTTCGTGGAGCTCACGGTGCCCGGATTCGGAGAGGCTCCGTTCACACCTTCGTCCTCGCATTTCAGGCGGGAGACATTCGAGATGACGATAATGAAGGTCGGTCGGGCGACCGGGGCGCTGTTCAGTCTCCAGCCGGGTGACGTAGTCGGAGCTCGCGGGCCGTTCGGCACACCCTATCCACTCCAGAGGTTCGAGGGCAAGGACATCTACATCGTGGGCGGTGGGGTGGGGCTGGCGCCGTTGCGGGCGCTCTTCCTCGCGCTCACGCACGAGCCCGACAAGTACGGCCGCATCTTCCTCAGGTACGGTGCGCGCACGCCGCAGGACATCGTCTACAGGAGCCTGATACCGGAGTGGCAGAAGATACCCAAGGTTGACCTCGATCTTTCGGTAGACGTCAGCGACGAGAAGTGGATGAAAAGGGTCGGCGTAGTAACCTGCCTCATGGATGACATACCCTGCGACGAGAAGAAGAGCATCGCGGTGGTATGTGGACCGCCGATAATGATGAAGTTCGTGAACCAGCGACTGGTCGACGCCGGGTTTCAGGCCGAGAACATCTACCTGTCCATGGAAACGAACATGTCGTGCGGCGTCGGACAGTGCCGCCATTGCCGGCTCGGTCCGTATCTGACCTGCAAGGACGGCCCGGTGCTCACCTGGGCACAGATCAAGGATATCGAAAACCCGTTCGTATGA
- a CDS encoding 4Fe-4S dicluster domain-containing protein: protein MKRIVLKLDYCIGCRSCEAACRSRFKVEARIRHGEATTDALLPQGCRHCDEPLCAAACPFQVIVRNPDTGVVRKSDFHCVGCRSCALACPFGVIPPSLARHMSQKCTLCSDRPEGPRCVQTCPTGALQFIEEEEQAGKKAGAGFAVRSVHGRRLQ from the coding sequence ATGAAGCGCATAGTCCTGAAGCTTGACTACTGCATCGGGTGCCGCTCCTGCGAGGCGGCCTGCCGAAGCCGGTTCAAGGTCGAGGCCAGGATTCGGCACGGAGAGGCGACGACCGACGCCCTGCTGCCTCAGGGCTGCCGGCACTGCGATGAACCGCTGTGCGCGGCGGCCTGTCCGTTCCAGGTGATTGTCAGAAACCCGGACACCGGCGTAGTCCGCAAGTCGGATTTCCATTGTGTCGGATGTCGTTCGTGCGCGCTGGCCTGTCCGTTCGGCGTCATCCCGCCTTCGCTGGCAAGACACATGTCTCAGAAGTGCACGCTCTGCAGCGACCGGCCCGAGGGGCCGCGTTGCGTCCAGACCTGCCCGACCGGTGCCCTGCAGTTCATTGAGGAAGAGGAACAGGCCGGGAAGAAGGCGGGCGCGGGGTTCGCGGTCCGGTCAGTCCACGGAAGGCGGCTCCAGTGA
- a CDS encoding NADH-quinone oxidoreductase subunit H, translating to MTLTGWGLVFAFVVFPGFIFTSTVGLLLTWVDRFVSARVQWRQGPPLFQPFADILKLLLKQTVVPAGASRVTFLAAPLIGFAAMCVTAVLLFYVNFFPSGSFVGDLIVLVYLFALPPLATILGASASRNPLSAVGASREMVLYLGYELPFLLALCVPIIHTGGAIRLGDLVLAQQAGGAFLTSWSGAIAAIIVLICIQAKLGYPPFDMAEAEQEIMSGVLIEYSGVPLAVFRLTKAMMFLLLPCFLVTVFWGGLASWWAILKFLAVAVLVILIKNTNPRLKIDHALRFFWFILGGLGILGVILAFMKL from the coding sequence GTGACACTTACCGGCTGGGGACTGGTATTCGCATTCGTCGTGTTCCCCGGGTTCATCTTCACGTCCACCGTGGGACTGCTGCTTACGTGGGTGGACCGGTTCGTGTCGGCCCGGGTGCAGTGGCGCCAGGGTCCACCTCTATTCCAGCCGTTCGCCGACATCCTGAAGCTGCTGCTGAAGCAGACAGTCGTGCCGGCGGGCGCCTCGAGAGTGACGTTTCTGGCGGCGCCATTGATCGGCTTCGCCGCTATGTGCGTCACGGCCGTGCTGCTCTTCTACGTGAACTTCTTCCCCAGTGGGTCGTTTGTCGGCGACCTGATTGTGCTCGTGTACCTGTTTGCCCTGCCGCCGCTGGCAACGATACTCGGGGCTTCGGCGTCCCGCAACCCGCTGTCTGCGGTCGGGGCGTCGCGCGAGATGGTGCTCTACCTTGGCTACGAGCTGCCGTTCCTGCTCGCACTGTGCGTGCCGATCATTCACACTGGTGGTGCAATCCGGCTGGGTGACCTGGTCCTGGCGCAGCAGGCGGGGGGGGCCTTCCTGACCTCGTGGTCCGGAGCCATCGCCGCGATCATCGTCCTGATTTGCATCCAGGCCAAACTCGGCTATCCTCCGTTCGACATGGCCGAAGCCGAACAGGAAATCATGTCCGGAGTGCTGATCGAGTACTCCGGCGTTCCCCTGGCAGTTTTCCGTCTGACCAAGGCCATGATGTTTCTTCTTCTGCCCTGTTTCCTGGTCACGGTATTCTGGGGCGGGCTTGCCAGTTGGTGGGCAATACTCAAGTTCCTTGCCGTTGCCGTGCTAGTCATACTGATCAAGAATACGAACCCGCGGTTGAAGATCGACCACGCGCTTCGGTTCTTCTGGTTCATCTTGGGTGGACTGGGTATCCTGGGCGTGATACTGGCCTTCATGAAGCTATGA
- the nuoB gene encoding NADH-quinone oxidoreductase subunit NuoB — MKDPRIWGLKKSPWVYHVAAAACNNCDIEILELLTPRYDVERFGVVLVGSPRHADALLVTGVLNRKSLPRVLEVYEQTPKPCLVICIGTCTCGNQLFRNSYNAVGPYDRHLPVSAYIPGCPPKPEAMILGVVKALSKL; from the coding sequence ATGAAAGATCCACGCATCTGGGGCCTGAAGAAGTCACCGTGGGTGTACCACGTGGCCGCGGCTGCGTGCAACAACTGCGACATAGAGATTCTGGAGCTGCTCACTCCCCGCTATGACGTTGAGCGCTTTGGAGTTGTGCTGGTCGGCTCGCCCCGGCACGCCGACGCGCTGCTCGTTACCGGCGTGCTCAACCGCAAGTCGCTGCCCAGGGTGCTTGAGGTGTACGAGCAGACGCCGAAACCGTGTCTCGTGATCTGCATCGGTACCTGCACCTGCGGGAACCAGCTCTTCCGCAATTCCTACAATGCGGTTGGGCCGTACGACAGGCACCTGCCGGTAAGTGCCTACATACCCGGCTGTCCGCCCAAACCGGAGGCGATGATTCTGGGCGTGGTGAAAGCGCTGAGCAAGCTATGA
- a CDS encoding NADH-quinone oxidoreductase subunit C, producing MREAEAGLKQRVPEAEVFEHNPRRLYIRIPRERLTEAAKFLHRERGMRLAICTGIDTREGFEVLYHFSEDTTGTMYTLKVLAPKDDPRVDSQAPWFPAADWIEREMHELLGIDFPGHPNMIPLLTSDTDWDKSKYPLRRDYERRNEAHEQ from the coding sequence ATGAGAGAAGCGGAAGCCGGCCTGAAGCAACGGGTGCCCGAGGCGGAGGTGTTTGAGCACAACCCCAGGCGGCTGTACATACGGATTCCGCGGGAGCGGCTCACCGAGGCCGCGAAGTTTCTGCACCGCGAACGGGGCATGCGGCTTGCCATCTGCACCGGCATCGATACGCGCGAAGGCTTCGAGGTCCTCTATCACTTCTCGGAAGACACCACCGGCACGATGTACACACTGAAAGTGCTGGCGCCCAAGGATGACCCGAGAGTCGACTCGCAAGCACCCTGGTTTCCAGCCGCGGACTGGATTGAGCGGGAGATGCACGAGCTGCTTGGTATTGACTTCCCGGGCCATCCCAACATGATTCCATTGCTCACGTCCGACACCGACTGGGACAAGAGCAAGTACCCTTTGCGGCGTGACTACGAGCGGAGAAACGAGGCCCATGAGCAGTAG
- a CDS encoding NADH:ubiquinone oxidoreductase, translated as MSSRRIVPIGPYHPLQEEPEFFKLIVEGETVVDLEINLGYNHRGHEFISPELTYDQIPFLVERICGICSNSHPLATVLAVEDICGIKAPPRGAYIRTIVHELERVHSHLLWVGLAGHFIGYNTVWMWAWRYREHILEVFEMITGNRNHYAANKPGGTRRDILPEQIPQILAALSVAEKKTMMLTNAVLDDPVIRARLERVGVLTREQAVAYSVLGPTARGSGYDIDVRRDEPWDAYGEIPFNVIVCKEGDVFAKAKVRLLETFESIRIIRECLSKLPDGPIEARIDEVPPGEGIGHAEAPRGEVFHYMRSDGTNRPLRHKVRAPSYMNIASNVVAVKGGSIADAALTLAAVDPCYCCTERMAAFEDGKLKLTGKDLLRLSWQKTEQIKERF; from the coding sequence ATGAGCAGTAGGCGAATCGTCCCGATCGGGCCCTACCACCCGCTTCAGGAAGAGCCGGAGTTCTTCAAGCTGATCGTTGAGGGCGAAACCGTGGTGGACCTGGAGATCAACCTCGGCTACAACCACCGCGGCCATGAGTTCATCTCACCGGAACTGACCTATGACCAGATCCCATTCCTGGTCGAGCGCATTTGCGGCATCTGTTCGAATTCACACCCGCTGGCTACGGTGCTGGCGGTCGAGGACATCTGCGGCATCAAGGCCCCGCCGCGCGGCGCCTACATCCGGACCATCGTCCACGAGCTCGAGCGCGTCCATTCGCACCTGCTGTGGGTGGGGCTGGCCGGGCACTTCATCGGCTACAACACTGTCTGGATGTGGGCGTGGCGATACCGCGAGCACATCCTTGAGGTTTTCGAGATGATCACCGGCAATCGGAATCACTACGCGGCGAACAAGCCCGGCGGGACGCGGCGCGATATCCTGCCAGAGCAGATTCCACAGATACTCGCGGCGCTCAGCGTGGCGGAGAAGAAGACCATGATGCTGACCAACGCGGTACTCGATGACCCGGTCATCCGCGCCCGGCTCGAGCGCGTAGGCGTCCTGACCCGCGAACAGGCGGTCGCCTACTCGGTGCTGGGCCCGACCGCGCGCGGGTCAGGCTACGACATCGACGTCCGGCGCGACGAGCCTTGGGACGCCTACGGTGAGATACCATTCAACGTGATCGTCTGCAAAGAGGGCGACGTGTTCGCCAAGGCCAAGGTCCGGTTGCTGGAGACGTTTGAGTCCATTCGTATCATCAGGGAGTGTCTGAGCAAGCTGCCGGACGGGCCCATTGAGGCGCGCATCGATGAAGTCCCGCCCGGCGAGGGTATCGGGCACGCGGAGGCGCCGCGCGGCGAGGTGTTCCACTACATGAGGTCGGATGGCACCAATCGACCGCTCCGGCACAAGGTCCGCGCTCCCAGCTACATGAACATCGCTTCCAACGTGGTGGCGGTGAAGGGCGGTTCGATTGCCGACGCGGCCCTGACGCTGGCCGCAGTCGACCCCTGCTATTGCTGCACTGAGCGCATGGCGGCGTTTGAGGACGGCAAACTCAAGCTGACCGGCAAAGACCTGCTTCGGCTCTCGTGGCAGAAGACCGAACAGATCAAGGAGCGATTCTAG